In a single window of the Streptomyces sp. NBC_00285 genome:
- a CDS encoding DUF4041 domain-containing protein, with amino-acid sequence MPDAAAPDSTAAVTSPRKGGLFGRRRADAVSEADELRAWITRTQGLDAARVAVLVRQVEVEAVALRETASAQAVEEAEGILKDARETAKEILADVRRTAKETERVRKEVDRHRKDIVDAERRLAELQGQIVNADEIAMLQEAGIYAYRHTLHDAIAYRSRLDTLQNEIKTLARAGRAAQAATDWTVNGSKREGQKMVRDFSKLMLRAYNAEADYAVRSMRPHRLSSLVDRLFKSRETIARLGATMHIRITDEYHNARVGELELTADFLQKKEEEKEVQREVRAREREEAAVQRELDRQREKLNKELSHYQVALERLRERGDEAAVAEMQAKLAEVESALQDVESRAANVRAGYVYVISNIGAFGDRMVKIGMTRRLEPLERVYELSGAAVPFRFDVHALIFSKDAVGLETELHRQFASQRVNQVNSRKEFFYVTPAEVRNALQRFAGQHLIEFTEEPQALEWRAGRRTGDAGAAAAGVGARGAAAGTA; translated from the coding sequence ATGCCGGACGCCGCCGCTCCCGACAGTACGGCGGCGGTGACGTCGCCGCGGAAGGGCGGGCTGTTCGGGCGCCGTCGTGCGGATGCCGTGTCCGAGGCCGACGAGCTGCGGGCATGGATCACCAGGACACAGGGGCTGGACGCCGCGCGGGTCGCGGTCCTCGTACGACAGGTCGAGGTAGAGGCTGTCGCGCTGCGCGAGACGGCGTCGGCCCAGGCCGTCGAGGAGGCCGAGGGGATCCTCAAGGACGCGCGCGAGACGGCGAAAGAGATCCTGGCGGACGTGCGCCGGACTGCGAAAGAGACAGAGCGGGTACGCAAGGAGGTTGACCGTCACCGCAAGGACATCGTCGACGCCGAGCGGCGACTCGCCGAACTGCAGGGCCAAATCGTCAACGCCGACGAGATCGCCATGCTGCAGGAAGCCGGGATCTATGCCTACCGGCACACGCTGCACGACGCGATCGCCTACCGCAGTCGGCTCGACACACTGCAGAACGAGATCAAGACACTCGCTCGTGCGGGCCGCGCCGCACAGGCGGCCACGGACTGGACGGTCAACGGCTCCAAGCGCGAGGGCCAGAAGATGGTCCGCGACTTCTCCAAACTCATGCTGCGCGCCTACAACGCCGAAGCCGACTACGCCGTGCGGTCGATGCGACCACACCGACTGAGTTCCCTCGTGGACCGGCTCTTCAAGAGCCGCGAGACGATCGCCAGGCTGGGCGCCACCATGCACATCAGGATCACCGACGAGTACCACAACGCGCGCGTAGGGGAGTTGGAGCTCACCGCCGACTTCCTGCAAAAGAAGGAAGAGGAGAAGGAGGTTCAGCGCGAGGTGCGCGCCCGGGAGCGCGAGGAAGCAGCGGTCCAGCGGGAACTCGACCGGCAACGGGAGAAGCTGAACAAGGAACTCAGCCACTATCAGGTAGCACTCGAACGCCTGCGCGAGCGCGGTGACGAGGCGGCTGTGGCGGAGATGCAGGCCAAACTGGCCGAGGTCGAAAGCGCTCTGCAGGACGTCGAGTCCCGCGCGGCGAACGTCCGCGCCGGCTATGTGTACGTCATCTCGAACATCGGGGCCTTCGGAGATCGGATGGTGAAGATCGGCATGACACGTCGACTCGAACCTCTGGAGCGTGTCTACGAGTTGAGCGGCGCGGCCGTGCCCTTCCGCTTCGACGTGCACGCGCTGATCTTCAGCAAGGACGCGGTCGGTCTGGAGACTGAACTCCACCGGCAGTTCGCCTCGCAGCGGGTCAACCAGGTCAACAGTCGTAAGGAGTTCTTCTATGTCACCCCGGCGGAAGTGCGCAACGCGCTGCAACGGTTCGCCGGGCAGCACCTGATCGAGTTCACCGAGGAACCCCAGGCGTTGGAATGGCGGGCCGGCAGGCGTACGGGCGATGCCGGTGCCGCCGCCGCAGGTGTGGGAGCCCGAGGAGCCGCCGCCGGGACCGCTTGA
- a CDS encoding polymorphic toxin type 24 domain-containing protein, which translates to MKRVDLAGRPHGGVHTPQVVKCERNTSPTRRSSTAAACSSRTASPTPPPTTPNSPWPWPWPRPSPGRESPPPATPTARSQPRQPTRTPAPTARR; encoded by the coding sequence GTGAAACGGGTCGATCTGGCAGGCCGTCCGCACGGCGGGGTGCACACCCCGCAGGTCGTGAAGTGCGAGCGCAACACCAGCCCGACGAGACGGTCGAGTACCGCGGCGGCGTGTTCCTCAAGGACCGCTTCACCAACACCCCCACCCACCACCCCCAACTCGCCCTGGCCTTGGCCTTGGCCTCGGCCGAGTCCTGGCAGGGAATCCCCGCCACCCGCGACCCCGACCGCGAGATCACAGCCGAGGCAACCGACGAGGACTCCGGCGCCTACGGCCCGACGGTGA
- a CDS encoding ArsR/SmtB family transcription factor — protein MAKVVGAFQDPSADVLAEAAAAFGLLASAARLHIMWALSQGESDVTHLADRVGGALPAVSQHLAKLKLAGLVRARREGRRQVYYVDDPDIVTVVRVMVGQLTARETSITPTDRLREAGA, from the coding sequence GTGGCGAAGGTCGTCGGCGCTTTCCAGGACCCTTCGGCGGACGTGCTCGCCGAGGCGGCCGCCGCGTTCGGACTCCTCGCCTCCGCCGCCCGGCTGCACATCATGTGGGCCCTGTCCCAGGGCGAGAGCGATGTCACCCACCTCGCCGACCGGGTCGGCGGCGCACTGCCCGCGGTCAGCCAGCACCTGGCGAAACTGAAACTCGCCGGCCTCGTCCGCGCCCGCCGCGAAGGCCGACGGCAGGTCTACTACGTCGACGACCCCGACATCGTGACCGTGGTCCGCGTCATGGTCGGCCAGCTGACGGCCCGAGAGACCTCCATCACACCGACGGACCGACTGCGCGAGGCCGGTGCCTGA
- a CDS encoding phosphorothioated DNA-binding restriction endonuclease, translating into MDWLERAAKLRQWSRDGVRAPHKPLLLLYALGRFQADAADELPYSAVEGDLKQLLAEYGPSRGTTPAYPFHHLVSDGVWEVRTEHGVGSPGTGVRELRAGRATGRLAPDLQVALKREPSLLGRMARVLLDLHFPASLHQDLCDAVGLEPELAETDTPAVPARRQRDRRMRELVLTAYEYQCAFCGYDGMIGAAPVGLEAAHVRWWAFDGPDDVDNGLCLCSLHHKLFDKGVLGIGDGRRILVSQRFVGRSQAARVQVTALAGRPLTGPQPGALPIAAAHRSWHTGQVFRGSPRPATA; encoded by the coding sequence ATGGACTGGCTGGAGCGTGCCGCGAAGTTGAGGCAGTGGAGCCGGGACGGGGTGCGGGCGCCTCACAAGCCGTTGCTGCTGCTGTACGCGCTGGGCCGGTTTCAGGCGGATGCCGCGGACGAGTTGCCGTACAGCGCGGTGGAGGGGGATCTGAAGCAACTGCTGGCGGAGTACGGTCCGTCGCGTGGGACCACGCCCGCCTACCCCTTCCACCACCTGGTCAGCGACGGGGTGTGGGAGGTGCGGACCGAGCACGGCGTCGGCAGCCCCGGCACCGGGGTGCGGGAACTGCGGGCCGGTCGGGCCACCGGGCGGCTGGCCCCGGATCTTCAGGTGGCGTTGAAGCGGGAACCGTCGCTGCTGGGCCGTATGGCACGGGTGCTGCTGGATCTGCACTTCCCGGCGTCGCTGCACCAGGATCTGTGTGACGCGGTGGGCCTGGAACCGGAACTCGCCGAGACCGACACTCCGGCGGTACCCGCGAGGCGGCAACGGGACCGGCGGATGCGGGAGTTGGTGCTGACCGCGTACGAGTACCAGTGCGCCTTCTGCGGCTACGACGGCATGATCGGCGCGGCGCCGGTAGGTCTGGAGGCCGCGCATGTGCGCTGGTGGGCGTTCGACGGCCCGGACGACGTCGACAACGGGCTGTGCCTGTGCTCGCTGCATCACAAGCTCTTCGACAAGGGTGTCCTCGGCATCGGAGACGGCCGACGCATCCTGGTCTCGCAGCGATTCGTCGGCCGCAGCCAGGCTGCTCGCGTGCAGGTCACCGCACTCGCCGGCCGCCCGCTCACCGGCCCTCAGCCCGGGGCCCTGCCCATCGCGGCAGCTCACCGCTCCTGGCACACCGGCCAGGTGTTCCGCGGCAGCCCGCGCCCGGCCACCGCCTGA
- the mgtA gene encoding magnesium-translocating P-type ATPase, with the protein MRIVPSTVDAGPTVPRRTPGTARPTPGSDQAVSSAAGLLEVFRGLDSGPRGLTEAQAGERLARFGENVIPDGRDPSWPRLFARSLRDPFTAVLLCLGLVSAAVLAWGTASVILLLVVVSGVLRASGEHRADRSTAGLRRLVAHTVTVQRRAHDDTPPVTREIPVEELVPGDVVRLVPGDLIPADVRLLRSTGLTVHQAALTGESAPVEKAADAGADDAVADDAGMDDDTSGTGILAHPRLCFQGSSVASGNAIAVVTATGAGTLFAAAHRRTGKPPATTFERSVQGVSWILIRFALLTPPLVLMANAALRGRGLETLPFAVAVAVGLTPEMLPVLVTACLARAAAPLARAHGVIVRRLPALHDIGAMDVLCVDKTGTLTQDRPVVDRALDAAGHDDPGVLRWAAAAAWWSLQLTDLPAPDALDEALLAAADEDALMAYDGVTAVPFDPVRRLATVVVRTPGRLGTQTLITKGAVDAVLLRCSLPDDERARLLDLADALAADGVRVLAVATAERPAGSRLDEHGLTFRGLVTLRDDLAPTAAEALAGLAGQGVAVKVLTGDHPGTAVRACRDLGVPVAGVVTADRLDTLTDAELTELARRTTVFARCTPDHKTRVTRALQAGGHTVGFLGDGVNDLPALRTADVGVAPPDAAGVTRENADLVLAGKDLTAIGHAVAAGRHAGGNIATYLRITLSSNLGNVIAMLSAGLLLPFLPMLPAQVLVQNLCFDAAQLAFAYDLPAPSVLRRPRVLEPRELLRFIVGFGALNAVADLATFGVLALALRGPGDDEALFHSGWFTENLLTQALVMVLLSLGRRGGRGGRRGGRRLGPVTWSAAGLAGVGLLLPASPLGPALGLTPLPGVYYALLAAVLALYAVALPRARARYEHRTLHRSTVAQPAD; encoded by the coding sequence CTGCGGATAGTCCCCTCTACGGTCGACGCCGGACCGACCGTCCCTCGCCGCACACCCGGCACGGCCCGTCCCACCCCCGGCTCCGACCAGGCCGTTTCCTCCGCCGCCGGTCTCCTCGAAGTGTTCCGCGGCCTCGACAGCGGTCCGCGAGGGCTGACCGAGGCACAGGCCGGAGAGCGGCTGGCGCGGTTCGGGGAGAACGTGATTCCCGACGGCCGGGACCCCTCCTGGCCCAGACTGTTCGCCCGCAGCCTGCGCGACCCGTTCACCGCGGTGCTGCTCTGCCTGGGGCTGGTGTCGGCCGCGGTGCTCGCCTGGGGCACCGCCTCGGTGATCCTCCTGCTTGTCGTCGTCAGCGGTGTGCTGCGCGCCTCGGGCGAACACCGTGCCGACCGTTCCACGGCGGGACTGCGCCGCCTGGTGGCCCACACGGTCACGGTCCAGCGCCGGGCCCACGACGACACGCCACCGGTCACCCGGGAGATCCCGGTCGAGGAACTCGTCCCCGGCGACGTCGTACGGCTCGTCCCGGGCGACCTGATTCCCGCGGACGTACGACTGCTGCGTTCGACCGGACTGACGGTCCACCAGGCCGCGCTCACCGGAGAGTCGGCACCGGTGGAGAAGGCCGCGGACGCCGGTGCGGATGACGCCGTCGCGGATGACGCCGGCATGGATGACGACACGTCCGGCACGGGCATCCTCGCGCACCCCCGGCTCTGCTTCCAGGGCAGCAGTGTCGCCTCCGGCAACGCCATCGCAGTCGTCACTGCGACCGGCGCCGGCACCCTGTTCGCCGCAGCTCACCGCCGTACCGGAAAGCCCCCCGCGACCACCTTCGAACGTTCCGTCCAGGGCGTCTCCTGGATCCTGATCCGCTTCGCCCTGCTGACTCCGCCCCTGGTGCTCATGGCGAACGCCGCCCTCCGCGGCCGCGGCCTGGAGACCCTCCCCTTCGCCGTCGCGGTGGCGGTCGGGCTGACCCCCGAGATGCTGCCGGTCCTGGTCACCGCCTGCCTGGCCCGCGCCGCCGCCCCCCTCGCCCGCGCCCACGGCGTCATCGTCCGGCGGCTCCCCGCCCTGCACGACATCGGCGCCATGGACGTCCTGTGCGTCGACAAGACCGGCACCCTCACCCAGGACCGCCCGGTCGTCGACCGCGCACTGGACGCCGCGGGCCACGACGACCCCGGCGTACTGCGCTGGGCGGCGGCGGCCGCCTGGTGGTCCCTCCAGCTCACCGACCTGCCGGCCCCCGACGCCCTGGACGAGGCGCTGCTCGCCGCCGCCGACGAGGACGCGCTCATGGCGTACGACGGCGTCACGGCCGTCCCCTTCGACCCGGTCCGCCGCCTGGCCACCGTCGTCGTCCGCACTCCCGGCCGGCTCGGCACGCAGACCCTGATCACGAAGGGGGCCGTGGACGCCGTACTGCTCCGCTGCTCCCTGCCCGACGACGAGCGCGCCCGACTCCTCGACCTCGCCGACGCCCTGGCCGCGGACGGAGTGCGCGTCCTCGCGGTAGCCACCGCCGAACGCCCCGCGGGCAGCCGCCTCGACGAACACGGCCTCACCTTCCGCGGCCTGGTCACCCTCCGGGACGACCTCGCCCCCACCGCCGCCGAGGCCCTCGCCGGACTCGCCGGACAGGGCGTCGCCGTCAAGGTCCTCACCGGCGACCACCCAGGCACCGCGGTGCGGGCCTGCCGTGATCTGGGGGTGCCGGTGGCCGGTGTCGTCACCGCCGACCGCCTCGACACCCTCACCGACGCCGAACTCACCGAACTGGCCCGCCGTACGACCGTCTTCGCCCGCTGCACCCCCGACCACAAGACCCGCGTCACCCGAGCCCTCCAGGCCGGCGGCCACACGGTCGGCTTCCTCGGCGACGGCGTCAACGACCTGCCCGCCCTGCGGACCGCCGACGTAGGCGTCGCACCACCCGACGCGGCCGGGGTGACCAGGGAGAACGCCGATCTCGTACTCGCCGGGAAGGACCTCACCGCGATCGGCCACGCGGTCGCCGCCGGCCGTCACGCGGGCGGCAACATCGCCACGTATCTGCGCATCACGCTCTCCTCCAACCTCGGAAACGTGATCGCGATGCTCTCCGCGGGCCTCCTCCTGCCGTTCCTGCCGATGCTCCCGGCCCAGGTCCTCGTGCAGAACCTGTGCTTCGACGCGGCCCAACTGGCGTTCGCCTACGACCTTCCCGCCCCGTCCGTGCTGCGCCGTCCGCGTGTGCTGGAGCCCCGGGAACTGCTCCGGTTCATCGTCGGATTCGGCGCACTGAACGCCGTGGCCGACCTGGCGACGTTCGGCGTCCTCGCGCTGGCCCTGAGGGGGCCGGGGGACGACGAGGCGCTGTTCCACTCGGGCTGGTTCACGGAGAACCTGCTGACGCAGGCGCTGGTGATGGTGCTGCTGTCACTCGGCCGACGAGGCGGACGAGGCGGACGGCGGGGCGGCAGGCGGTTGGGCCCGGTGACCTGGTCCGCCGCCGGGCTGGCCGGAGTCGGCCTGCTGCTCCCCGCGTCGCCGCTGGGCCCGGCCCTGGGCCTGACCCCGCTGCCCGGCGTGTACTACGCCCTCCTGGCGGCCGTCCTCGCGCTGTACGCCGTGGCCCTGCCGAGGGCGAGAGCCCGCTACGAGCACCGGACACTCCACCGTTCGACGGTTGCGCAACCCGCCGACTGA
- a CDS encoding nSTAND1 domain-containing NTPase, whose translation MSSDSGTRTAFAERLALLYREAGNPPLKRVSEGVGRLQRVDERGRPVRVSAQRISDWRRARNVPAQFAVLTAVLHILIPEARRISPTPVAAGLYDLGQWQRLWERAVSPEEDEGASADATAPAPAGVCPYRGLASYRREDARWFFGRERSAEALVKLLRSASESGSGGLVMLVGASGAGKSSLLNAGLVTALEEGALLGDAEDGGRTILQLVPGADPVTELTRRIPELEAVLSGADSEMTDRPPEFASAVREAVASWDRRGAAAAPPVVIVDQFEEAFTLCADETARRTFVRLLHAACTPEGPDAPAPALVLLGVRADFYERCLNHPELADALQHRHMVLGPLTGGELREAVTGPARAVGLELEPGLAELIVREVSADGPRGAHDAGVLPLLSHALLSTWQRRKAGRLTLSGYRAAGGIQGAVAATAERAWTGLDPAARTAARLLLLRLVRLGEDTQATRRRGTRRQLAAESTDPGKTEESLEALVRARLVTLDADTVEITHEALLTAWPRLREWIDEDRSDHLLRQRIEEDGRSWEGSHRDSSLLYRGSRLEQARTWAKSAGDTFLTRSAVEFLAASVRLRRRTVLIARGAVSALVVLAMVAVGSAVVAWQQRNDAVFEQVVAEADRVQYTDPSLSARIDLVAHGLRPDDEGTNTRLISIVNAPLATSLTGHTGAVYLTSFSPDGKLLATASYDRTVRLWDVSDRAHPRALGKPLAAGTSWVSSAVFSPDGKTLASAGDDGTIRRWDITDPRRPKPLGAPLAGHRGTIYLIAFSPDGRTLASAGEDRTVRLWNMRDAKEPSRALTGAGAAVRSVAWSPDGHTLAAGGDDDTVRLWDTTDRLRPTAYDRVLTGHTGLVHSVAFSPDGTMLASGSADDSVRLWDVSDPADPSPVGSPLTGHTGPVWSVAFSPRGGMLAAASADSTASLWNVSDPEYPSQVGEPLAGSSGEMYALGFSPDGRTLATGSGDSKVRLWSIPTSDMVGGNGAFRPDGKVLSTAARDGRIRLWDVRDPGRPVALSKPFLPGDTGQRAQVFSPDGHTLAVTTGAQSVRLWNVTDPAHPTPYDSLIGLRTRFMGPDALAYSPDGKTLATAYTDRTLQLWDVADPAHPRPLGAPLTGHKGYINALVFSPDGTTLASGSADGTIRLWKLGAARPPTPLGTPLTGHTGPVNVLAYSPDGTTLASGSDDDTVRLWDVSDPARARQSGAALTGHTEAVVSLTYRRDGRTLASGGNDNTVRLWDVSDPAEARRIGQSMSPNAKTGNFLSFSPNSRMLGVSSGSDTIRLWDLDVDDAISHICATTGNVLTREEWEKYLPRLSYDPPCD comes from the coding sequence TTGAGTTCCGACTCAGGGACACGCACGGCCTTCGCGGAACGTCTTGCTCTGCTGTACCGGGAGGCGGGAAATCCGCCGCTCAAGCGGGTGTCCGAGGGAGTCGGCCGGCTCCAGCGTGTCGACGAGCGGGGGCGGCCCGTCCGGGTGTCCGCGCAGCGGATCAGCGACTGGCGGCGGGCCCGGAACGTACCCGCTCAGTTCGCCGTGCTGACCGCCGTGCTGCACATCCTCATTCCCGAGGCGCGGCGAATCAGTCCCACCCCTGTCGCGGCCGGACTGTACGACCTGGGCCAGTGGCAGCGGCTGTGGGAGCGGGCGGTGTCGCCGGAGGAGGACGAGGGTGCCTCGGCCGACGCCACGGCCCCCGCGCCCGCCGGTGTCTGCCCGTACCGCGGTCTGGCCTCCTACCGGCGCGAGGACGCCCGCTGGTTCTTCGGCCGGGAGCGGAGCGCGGAGGCGCTGGTCAAGCTGCTGCGTTCGGCGTCCGAGTCCGGCTCGGGCGGTCTGGTGATGCTCGTGGGCGCCTCGGGCGCGGGCAAGTCCTCGCTGCTCAACGCCGGTCTGGTGACCGCCCTGGAGGAGGGCGCGCTCCTCGGTGACGCCGAGGACGGCGGCCGTACGATCCTCCAGCTCGTGCCGGGCGCCGATCCGGTGACGGAACTGACCCGTCGTATACCCGAGTTGGAAGCCGTTCTTTCCGGCGCAGACAGCGAGATGACCGACCGTCCTCCTGAATTCGCGTCCGCCGTGCGGGAAGCGGTCGCCTCGTGGGATCGGCGCGGGGCCGCCGCCGCCCCGCCGGTGGTGATCGTGGACCAGTTCGAGGAGGCGTTCACGCTCTGCGCGGACGAGACGGCCCGGCGTACGTTCGTCCGGCTGCTGCACGCCGCGTGCACGCCGGAGGGGCCGGATGCTCCCGCGCCCGCCCTCGTGCTCCTCGGCGTCCGTGCCGACTTCTACGAGCGCTGCCTGAACCACCCCGAGCTGGCCGACGCGCTCCAGCACCGGCACATGGTGCTCGGGCCGCTGACCGGCGGGGAGCTGCGCGAGGCCGTGACCGGTCCGGCCCGGGCCGTGGGCCTGGAGCTGGAACCGGGGCTCGCCGAGCTGATCGTCCGGGAGGTGAGCGCCGACGGTCCGCGGGGGGCACACGACGCGGGCGTGCTGCCGCTGCTCTCGCACGCCCTCCTCTCCACCTGGCAGCGCCGCAAGGCGGGCCGGCTGACCCTGTCCGGCTATCGCGCGGCCGGCGGTATCCAGGGCGCGGTCGCGGCGACGGCCGAGCGGGCCTGGACGGGTCTGGACCCGGCGGCGCGTACGGCGGCCCGGCTGCTGCTGCTGCGCCTGGTGCGCCTGGGCGAGGACACCCAGGCCACCCGCAGGCGCGGCACCCGGCGTCAGCTGGCCGCGGAGTCGACGGACCCGGGCAAGACGGAGGAGTCCCTGGAGGCGCTGGTGCGCGCCCGCCTGGTGACCCTGGACGCGGACACCGTGGAGATCACCCACGAGGCCCTGCTGACGGCGTGGCCGCGGCTGCGCGAGTGGATCGACGAGGACCGCAGTGATCATCTGCTGCGCCAGCGGATCGAGGAGGACGGCCGGTCCTGGGAGGGTTCCCACCGCGACTCCTCGCTGCTGTACCGGGGATCGCGGCTGGAGCAGGCGCGCACCTGGGCGAAGTCCGCCGGGGACACCTTCCTGACCCGCAGCGCGGTGGAGTTCCTGGCCGCCTCGGTCCGGCTGCGCCGGCGCACGGTCCTGATCGCCCGGGGCGCGGTGTCGGCACTGGTCGTCCTCGCGATGGTGGCCGTCGGGTCGGCGGTGGTCGCCTGGCAGCAGCGCAACGACGCGGTGTTCGAGCAGGTCGTCGCGGAGGCCGACCGCGTCCAGTACACGGACCCGTCGCTGTCCGCCCGGATCGACCTGGTCGCCCACGGTCTCCGGCCCGACGACGAGGGCACCAACACCCGGCTGATCTCGATCGTCAACGCGCCGCTGGCCACCTCGCTCACCGGCCACACCGGCGCCGTCTACCTCACCTCGTTCAGCCCGGACGGCAAGCTCCTCGCCACCGCCAGCTACGACCGGACCGTCCGCCTGTGGGACGTCAGCGACCGCGCTCACCCCAGGGCGCTGGGCAAGCCCCTGGCCGCTGGCACGAGCTGGGTGAGCAGCGCGGTCTTCAGCCCGGACGGCAAAACCCTGGCCAGTGCCGGGGACGACGGGACGATCCGGCGGTGGGACATCACCGACCCGCGCCGCCCGAAGCCCCTCGGCGCTCCCCTGGCCGGCCATCGCGGCACGATCTACCTGATCGCGTTCAGCCCGGACGGGCGCACGCTGGCCTCCGCCGGCGAGGACCGCACCGTACGGCTGTGGAACATGCGCGACGCGAAGGAGCCGTCCCGGGCGCTGACCGGCGCCGGTGCCGCCGTGCGTTCCGTGGCATGGAGCCCGGACGGGCACACGCTCGCGGCCGGTGGCGACGACGACACGGTCCGGCTGTGGGACACCACGGATCGGCTGCGGCCGACGGCGTACGACCGGGTGCTGACCGGGCACACGGGGCTGGTGCACTCGGTCGCGTTCAGCCCGGACGGGACCATGCTCGCCAGCGGCAGTGCGGACGACAGTGTCCGGCTGTGGGACGTGTCCGACCCGGCCGACCCGAGTCCCGTCGGCTCGCCGCTCACCGGCCACACCGGCCCGGTCTGGTCCGTGGCCTTCAGTCCCAGGGGCGGCATGCTGGCCGCCGCCAGCGCGGACAGCACGGCGAGCCTGTGGAACGTGAGCGATCCGGAGTACCCCTCACAGGTCGGCGAGCCGCTCGCCGGAAGCAGCGGTGAGATGTACGCGCTGGGCTTCAGCCCCGACGGCCGTACGCTCGCGACGGGCAGCGGCGACAGCAAGGTGCGCCTGTGGTCGATCCCCACGTCGGACATGGTCGGCGGCAACGGGGCGTTCCGACCCGACGGCAAGGTGCTCTCCACGGCCGCGCGCGACGGCCGGATCCGGCTGTGGGACGTCCGGGATCCCGGACGTCCGGTGGCGCTGAGCAAGCCGTTCCTTCCCGGGGACACCGGCCAGCGCGCCCAGGTGTTCTCGCCCGACGGCCACACGCTCGCGGTGACCACGGGCGCGCAGTCCGTGCGCCTGTGGAACGTCACCGACCCGGCCCACCCGACCCCCTATGACTCCCTCATCGGGCTGCGCACCCGGTTCATGGGCCCCGACGCACTGGCGTACAGCCCGGACGGGAAGACCCTGGCCACCGCCTACACCGACCGCACCCTGCAGCTGTGGGACGTCGCCGACCCGGCGCATCCACGGCCGCTCGGCGCGCCGCTCACCGGCCACAAGGGCTACATCAACGCCCTCGTCTTCAGCCCGGACGGCACCACCCTGGCCAGCGGCAGCGCGGACGGCACGATCCGGCTGTGGAAGCTGGGTGCCGCCCGACCGCCCACTCCCCTCGGCACGCCGCTCACCGGGCACACCGGCCCGGTCAACGTGCTCGCCTACAGTCCGGACGGCACGACCCTGGCCAGCGGCAGCGACGACGACACAGTCCGGCTGTGGGACGTGTCCGACCCGGCCCGGGCCCGTCAGTCGGGCGCCGCGCTCACCGGTCACACCGAGGCGGTCGTGTCGCTGACCTACCGCAGGGACGGGCGCACCCTGGCCAGCGGCGGCAACGACAACACGGTCCGGCTGTGGGACGTGTCCGACCCGGCCGAGGCCCGCCGTATCGGACAGTCGATGAGTCCCAACGCCAAGACCGGCAACTTCCTCTCCTTCAGCCCCAACAGCCGCATGCTCGGGGTGTCCAGCGGCTCCGACACCATCCGCCTGTGGGACCTCGACGTCGACGACGCGATCAGCCATATCTGCGCCACGACCGGGAACGTCCTGACCCGCGAGGAGTGGGAGAAGTACCTGCCGCGGCTCTCGTACGATCCTCCGTGCGACTGA
- a CDS encoding helix-turn-helix domain-containing protein → MDSIHDDVAEFASLLTCLKERTDRSYAALARRLDVHASTLHRYCSGEAVPQDFAGVERFAALCGASPEERTELHRRWIVAVAARQRPRPSDGRRASAASASANHSSPAAETPEPAPPADPRPRAGRLRRWPVRTPALAVSLAVALVGLAASVAGPFSVGGASSAPTRITPERSTPAAQSGHSSQKNRANAGTAPQVAPLTWTANSHTLGLSGCGEAYVVAKPPRQVPPPPHPEDIAAWVDSQRAVHGGSTGVQITVQGRGSAAVVLEALHVRVVNRVAPAVGRGILYSLSDGCGAGITPRFFSVNLDAHLPLVRSMPGDNAAGTPIPAIDFPYRVSLQEPEVLVVSSLNESCTCDWYLDLDWSSQGRTGTARIDDHGRPFRTTSTKGLLGYRYDRIYHHPGRWVPIPAANMAATGD, encoded by the coding sequence ATGGATTCGATCCACGATGACGTAGCGGAGTTCGCGTCACTGCTGACGTGTCTGAAGGAGCGCACCGACCGCAGTTACGCGGCACTGGCCCGCCGACTGGACGTGCACGCCTCCACCCTGCACCGCTACTGCTCCGGAGAAGCAGTCCCGCAGGACTTCGCCGGAGTCGAGCGGTTCGCCGCACTCTGCGGCGCCTCCCCCGAAGAGCGAACGGAGTTGCACCGCCGCTGGATCGTGGCTGTCGCGGCACGGCAACGACCACGCCCGTCCGATGGCCGACGGGCATCGGCCGCATCCGCATCCGCGAACCACAGCAGCCCTGCGGCTGAGACGCCGGAGCCTGCCCCACCCGCCGACCCGCGGCCCCGCGCCGGCCGCCTCCGACGGTGGCCCGTGCGAACGCCGGCGCTGGCGGTCTCGCTTGCCGTCGCGCTCGTCGGTCTCGCCGCTTCCGTTGCCGGGCCCTTTTCTGTCGGCGGTGCGTCGTCGGCCCCCACCCGCATCACACCGGAACGCTCCACCCCGGCCGCACAAAGCGGCCACAGCTCCCAGAAGAACCGGGCGAACGCCGGCACGGCCCCACAGGTGGCTCCTCTCACCTGGACCGCCAACTCCCACACGCTCGGACTCAGTGGTTGCGGCGAGGCCTACGTCGTCGCCAAGCCGCCGCGGCAGGTCCCGCCGCCACCACACCCGGAAGACATCGCGGCGTGGGTCGACTCCCAGCGTGCGGTGCACGGGGGCTCCACCGGCGTGCAGATCACGGTGCAGGGACGCGGCTCCGCCGCCGTCGTCCTGGAGGCCCTCCACGTGCGCGTGGTCAACCGCGTCGCCCCCGCCGTCGGCCGGGGCATCCTCTACTCCTTGAGCGACGGCTGCGGCGCCGGCATCACCCCCCGCTTCTTCTCCGTGAACCTCGACGCGCACCTGCCCCTGGTCCGTTCGATGCCTGGCGACAACGCGGCGGGCACGCCGATCCCCGCGATCGACTTCCCCTACCGGGTGTCCCTGCAGGAACCCGAAGTCCTGGTGGTCTCCTCGCTCAACGAGTCCTGCACCTGCGACTGGTACCTCGACCTCGACTGGTCCTCCCAAGGCCGTACCGGCACGGCCCGTATCGACGACCACGGCCGTCCCTTCCGTACCACCAGCACCAAAGGACTATTGGGCTACCGGTACGACCGCATCTATCACCACCCCGGTCGCTGGGTCCCGATCCCCGCCGCCAACATGGCGGCAACCGGCGACTGA